AGCAACCGCCCCATTGCTGTGCCAGTCGTTGGCGATATTGCATCCAGTATGCACGGTATGCTGGCAGAACTGAAACAAAACACATTTACGACTCCACTGGTGTGGCGCGATATTTTAAATATCCACAAGCAGCAAAATGCGCAAAAAATGCATGAAAAGTTAAGTACAGATACCCAACCATTAAATTACTTTAATGCATTGAGTGCGGTGCGCGATGTATTGCGCGAGAACCAGGATATTTATTTAGTTAATGAAGGGGCAAATACCCTGGATAATGCACGAAATATTATTGATATGTATAAACCACGTCGTCGTCTGGATTGTGGCACCTGGGGTGTCATGGGCATCGGTATGGGCTATGCCATCGGTGCTAGCGTGACCTCTGGTTCTCCGGTTGTCGCCATTGAAGGTGATAGTGCTTTTGGTTTCAGTGGGATGGAGATTGAAACGATTTGTCGATATAACCTACCGGTGACAATCGTTATTTTTAATAATGGCGGCATCTACAGAGGAGACGGTGTTGATCTCAGTGGCGCTGGTGCACCATCACCAACAGATCTATTGCACCATGCAAGGTATGACAAATTAATGGATGCATTTCGTGGCGTTGGATATAACGTCACCACGACAGATGAGCTTCGTCATGCGTTAACCACCGGTATTCAGTCGCGCAAACCGACCATTATTAATGTGGTCATCGACCCAGCAGCAGGAACTGAAAGTGGCCATATTACCAAACTTAACCCAAAACAAGTCGCTGGTAATTAAATACTGACATCGTCTCCTCTTGCCAAATCATTATCGATGGTGAGGGGACCCTTATCGGAAATACTATTATGCTAACATTTTTTATTGGCGATTTATTGCCTATTATCGTAATCATGCTGTTGGGTTATTTTAGCGGCAGACGAGAAACTTTTTCAGAAGATCAAGCCCGGGCATTTAATAAACTGGTATTAAACTACGCTCTTCCTGCGGCCCTATTTGTTTCTATTACCCGGGCAAACAGGGAAATGATTTTTGCGGACACTCGCCTGACCCTTGTATCACTTGTGGTTATTGTCGGATGTTTCTTTTTCTCCTGGTTTGGTTGCTACAAATTTTTTAAACGTACCCATGCAGAAGCAGCAGTATGTGCATTAATTGCAGGTTCACCTACCATTGGATTCCTGGGGTTTGCAGTTCTCGACCCTATTTATGGTGATTCCGTATCAACAGGTTTAGTGGTAGCAATTATTTCTATTATTGTTAACGCAATTACTATTCCTATTGGTCTGTATTTGCTGAATCCCTCCTCAGGAGCGGATGGTAAGAAGAATAGCAATCTGAGCGCGTTAATCTCTGCGGCAAAGGAGCCAGTCGTATGGGCACCTGTTCTGGCAACGATCCTGGTGTTGGTTGGGGTAAAAATTCCGGCAGCATGGGATCCAACCTTTAATCTGATTGCGAAGGCCAACTCAGGGGTAGCGGTATTCGCTGCGGGTTTGACTCTGGCTGCACATAAATTCGAGTTCAGTGCTGAAATTGCTTATAACACCTTCCTGAAGCTGATTCTGATGCCACTGGCACTGCTTCTCGTTGGTATGGCATGTCATTTGAACAGCGAACATCTGCAGATGATGGTACTGGCAGGCGCATTACCGCCGGCATTCTCCGGAATCATTATTGCCAGCCGGTTTAATGTCTACACCCGCACTGGTACAGCGTCATTGGCTGTTAGCGTGCTGGGTTTTGTCGTCACGGCTCCCTTGTGGATTTATGTCAGTCGACTGGTTTCATAATTAATCATGTTATTAATTTTCATAAATGCCGAAGAGTCTTTTCACCTTCGGCTTTTTTTCAAGGCATAAGCAAATGACAAATACTGAAAGCAAAGGCCCATTTGAAGGGTTATTAGTTATTGATATGACTCATGTCCTTAATGGGCCTTTCGGAACTCAACTTCTTTGTAATATGGGCGCAAGGGTAATTAAAGTTGAGCCGCCAGGTCATGGTGATGATACCCGCACATTTGGTCCCTATGTGGATGGACAGTCACTCTATTACAGTTTTATTAATCATGGCAAAGAGAGTGTGGTTCTTGATTTAAAGAATGTCCACGATAAAAGTATATTTATAAATATGCTTAAACAAGCTGATGTATTAGCCGAGAATTTCCGCCCAGGTACAATGGAAAAAATGGGGTTTTCGTGGGAAACGCTACAAGAAATCAACCCACGTCTCATCTATGCTTCATCGTCAGGTTTCGGACATACCGGTCCGCTAAAAGATGCTCCGGCCTACGATACCATTATTCAGGCAATGAGTGGAATAATGATGGAAACGGGATATCCTGATGCTCCGCCAGTGCGTGTTGGCACCTCTCTTGCAGATCTCTGTGGCGGTGTCTATTTATTCAGTGGAATCGTGAGTGCGCTTTATGGCCGCGAAAAGAGCCAGCGAGGGGCGCATGTCGATATCGCGATGTTTGATGCCACTCTGAGTTTTCTGGAGCATGGACTGATGGCATATATCGCGACAGGGAAGTCACCACAACGCCTGGGAAATCGCCATCCCTACATGGCTCCTTTTGATGTGTTCGATACTCAGGATAAACCAATTACTATTTGTTGTGGTAATGACAAGCTTTTTTCTGCGTTATGCCAGGCACTGGATCTGACGGAACTTGTTGATGATCCCCGATTTAACAGCAATATTTTACGCGTACAAAACCAGGCTATTCTTAAACAATATATTGAGCGGACGTTAAAAACGCAGGCAGCTGAAGTTTGGTTAGCCAGAATACATGAAGTTGGTGTACCCGTAGCGCCGTTATTAAGTGTGGCTGAGGCCATTAATTTGCCACAAACTCAGGCGAGAAATATGTTGATTGAAGCCGGGGGAATAATGATGCCGGGTAATCCGATAAAAATCAGCGGCTGCGCGGACCCGCATGTTATGCCGGGAGCGGCAACGCTCGACCAGCATGGGGAACAAATTCGCCAGGAATTCTCATCGTAAATGTTAGATGTGCTGGTAAATAGCTCCCACATTTGAACATTGTGGGAGCCGCTATTTAGTCATTTTGTTGACAGAAAACCGCAATCTCCTGGTCTAACTCTGCAATGTGTTCTTTAACAGAGTTCAGCAACTTAAGAATTTCAGGCTTGCTGTCATCTGAAACGGGCGTTATTTCTAACTGGTGGCTAAGATTAATCAACTTTTGCAAATTCAGGATGTTAGCCGCACCGTGGATGCGATGAATACACTGATGGAAAGTTCTGTTATCGCCAGCTTCTAACGCATGAAACGCAGCGGGTAGATCTTTATGCGTTTCATGCTGGAAAGTCATGAGAATCTCCTGCATCAGTTGTAGATCGTTCGCCGTATTATTTTTCAGGGCCTCGATATCAAGGTGGCGATACTGAGGTGCAATATGTGCAACCTGGTGTAACTGACTTAAATGTGTTTTCAGTACATCCAGGGTTAACGGTTTGAACAAACATAAGTTCATGCCGCAATTTAACCCTTTTTCACGTTCGTTAGCCTGTGCGTTGGCTGTAAGCCCCCAGATGGGTAAGGAAGAATTTTGCTCACGGAGTTTGCGAGTCAACTCAAAACCATCCATATTCGGCATATTAACGTCAGTAATAAGCAGATCATAATGTTGCATACTGACTTTGTGTAGCGCTTGCACACCATCAGTTGCTTCATCAACATCATATCCTAATAGGTTTAGCTGGCGTTTGAGTAATAGCCTGTTGGTCGGATGATCATCCGCGATTAATATGCTCAACTTTTCAGGGAGTGTCATAGGTTGTTCTGCTTTTGCCTCGACAGTCGCCACTTGTTGGGTAATTTCTACCGGGATTGTGATCGTAAATGTCGTTCCTATGCCTGGATGACTTTCTAATGACAAATCGCCCTGCATGTTTTTAATTAATTCTTTGCAGATCATTAAGCCTAAACCAGAACCTGTTTGCTGACGACCTGCTGTTGTTTGGCTATAGCGTTTAAACAGTTGTTGTTGTTCTTCCTGCGATAATCCGCTTCCGGTGTCCATAATGGTCATTTTGATAACAGCGTGGTTGTCATCAATATGAACCAGGGAAGTCGTAATTTTTACTGCCCCCTCGGTGGTAAATTTAAGGGCATTACTCAGTAAATTAGACAGCACCTGCTTAAATGCTTGAGGGTCGATTTTAACCAGGTAGCGTTCAGGAAGCGTGCTGCTGCAATTTAACGCGATGGATTTGCTTGCAGCAATCGCACCGAAAGAATGACAAGTGTTTTGGACTAAAGTAGGGATATCGACCCATTGTGGTTGAAGTTGATAGTTACCCGACTCAATTTTGTCGACATCAAGGATTTCACCAATTAAGCCGAGGAGCGACTGTCCGGTGGCGTAAGCAAGTGAAATCGCCTCCACACGTTGCTCCTTGCTAAGACCTGAACCCGACAGAAGTTCCAGGAAGCCCATAATGGAGCTTATTGGTGTTCTTATTTCGTGACTCATTGTTGCCAGGAACTGGCTTTTTGCGACAGTTGCATTGATCGCTTTATTTCTTTCTACTTCGAGTGCATGAATTAAATCACGCGTCTCGGTAATATCTTGCCAACCACAAATATATACTGCATTGTCACTTGCAGGTAAATTACATAATGTATGCCAATGATTAATGCATCTTTTTTCAGTACCATTATTAATTTCAAAAACTTGGCTATATATTGTTCTGTTTTCTTTCGTTTCTGCTGTGACTTCATGCACATTAGAAAAAACATCTTTAAAGGGGGAGTCACTGTTTTCTAATGGTAACATTGCATTTTTGTAGTAATCAGCAGTGAAATAATGTTCAAATGCACTATTGTGACTAATGACATTACCTTGCCAGTTTACAACATAAGTTGGATTCGGTAAGGAATCCGAGAGTGCTTTCCGGAATGATATTTGGTTTTCTAAATCACCCTGAATTACCTTACGACGACGAACTGAGCGTAACAGGTAGAATCCCCATAAAAGGCTACTGCCAACTAATAAAACGGATAAAGTCGTAACAATGTAAAATTGCTCACTATAGAGGTCCCATGTGTCAATGGTCACATTGGGCATTTTGATCCATTTTTCCGTCAGGCGCAGAACTTCGCTTGGGGGAATTGCATTCAATGCTTTATTAATAATATCCTTAAGTTCTGGTTCTCCGCGAGGAAAAGCGAACGAAAGCGATGCATTCTCAACGCCGGGAATAAGAAAATGATAAAGCTCATTAGGATAGTAATGGTCGATCATGTAACGCGAATTTAGCTGTGTCGCGACCAGGGCATCAAGTTCACCTTCCTTAACCTTGTGAAATGCAGCGCTAGCATTATCGACTTGTATCCACTCAACCTCCGGATACATCTCTTTCAATTGCGAATGAAGCTCATAATAATATGGAATGGCAACTTTCATTCCTTTTTTTAAAGTTTGTTCACTATCAGGCGCTTTTTGCATGACGAAAACGTAAGGCGTTGTTATGAAGGCTTCAGCAAATAAAACATTATTTTCTCGATCTTCACTATAAATAGCACCAGGTAATATATCCCATCCACCGGGATTAAGCTGTGTTCCGGCATGGATATTGTGTGAAACGGTGATCGGAGAAAAATTTAAACCTGTTTGCAAGGTAATAATATTAAGAATATCCCCCATAACGCCCCGAACCGAGCCATTTTCATCAGTCATAGAATAGGGAGGGGAGTAAGGATTTTCCAGCACCTTTAAATCGGGATGTTGCTTAATCCACTGTTTTTCATGTTCAGTGAGTTCTAATGGTTTGTTCAGAAAGGCCAGGTTTCCTGTATCAAGCCAATTTTGTGATACTTCATAGCGAACTTCATTTGTTAAAGCATCAACAAACCGATTGAGTACTTCATTAAGAATGACGGATTCTTTTCTGGTCAAGAAAAAATTATATTGACGCGGCGAGTTATAATATTTCACTACATTTAAGGAGTGAGTGAAATAGCGGGAAATCATACTGCTGGTAATGATGTTACTACCAATAAAGTAATCATTATGTCCGGTAGAAACGGATGCTAATGCCTGATATAAATTTGTAAAAGAGATAATTGTTGCTTTTGGAAATGATTGATGAATTACCTCGTCTGGGGGGTAATTTGCTACCCGAGCAATATTTACTGGTTTTGGTGAGGTAAGCGGTCGCATTGAGTCGTGAAGGGTGGTTACCAGCGCCGGAAAGGTAATTATCAATGGTTTGGTTGCAGCAATGTCATTATTAAGAGGCGGAGAAGTAACTAAATGTGATAACACTATATCGACTTCACCTTCTGCAAGCGCGTCCATTGCTTTTTGATGATCTGCGTATTCCCGGAGTGTTAATTTGATATTTAACGCTCTTTTTAAAAGATTTAAATAATCCGCATTAATACCACGAACCCGTTGCTGCGAATCGGTATGCAACAACGTAGCCGTTTGGGACTTGTGTACTGCAATCACAAGATTTTTTTTGCTCGCTAACCAACGTAATTCCTTGTTGCTCAGACGTAGTGGATCAAGCGTGACACGGTTGTTACTACTGATGCCACGATATTCGATGTAATCTTCGTCTGCGAAACTTATGGTCGACCAAAGACCACAACAGAGAAGAAAAAAATAGGGTAAAAACTTCATGTGATTAGCCGATTTTGTTACGTTGCGCGAATGTGTAAAGATCCATCAGTGATTTACATTCTAATTTTTCCATCAGGCGACTTTTATACGTGCTGACAGTTTTGTTGCTGATGAACATTTTTTCCGCAATGTCATTATTGTCCTTGCCATCAAGAATATACCTCATGACACTAATTTCTTGTTTCGATAAGGAGTCGAGTTTTTGCTGGTCGGACGTTAAACTTCCAACAAACCGGTTGAGAGAGAAAGGGAAATAGCAGTAGCCATTTTTTGCAGCTTCAATAGCCGCAATGATATTGTTCATGCCTTCTTTTTTACTCACGAATCCATTAGCGCCTGCATCAGCACAATGTTTCCCGTAAAAATGGTCATTTTTAGCGGAGACGATAATAATAATTCCGCTATATTGGCGCTTCCTCAGCGTTTCTAACACCTGGATACCATTAACTCCGGGGATATCGACATCAATGATGACGATATCAGGTTTAAGTGTTTCCACCCGCTGAACGGCACTTCCTCCTTCAGTCAACTCCGCTAAGATTTCAATATCGTTTTTGATCAATAAATTACGAATTGCTGCGATAGCAAGAGGATGGTCATCAATAATTATTGCGTTCATAGATTATTCCCTTTGCAATGAAGCATCTCCCTTCTCCCTGTAGTAATACAGACATAAGGCATCATCTCATTTTCTCAATCAAAATAAGAAAATTTGAGCTTCCTTTAAGATAATTCAAAAAGTATACCATATAAATAGTCGGCATAAATGAAATGTCAACAATAAAATCAGGGATAATACCGCTAACTTATAGTTTCAAATGAGTACTATAAGGCTTCTTATTAATCCTACAGGCGTAAGAATTGTATTGCAAAAGTCACGGTTTAGTCCTCTGTTGTATCTTCTGCAACTCCTTTAAATTAGGCCTCCAACGTTCCTGGGATAATGTGTAACACATGCACTGTGTTTGATATGAAGAATGAATACTCTTTTCATTCAATTCATAAATTTCATCTATGCGAAATGAGAGACAATAGTGGAACAGATTAATTCAAATAAAAAACATTCTGACAGAAGAAAATATTTTGCTTTATTAGCAGTGGTTTTATTTATTGCGTTTTCAGGAGCCTATGCCTATTGGTCACTGGAATTAGAAGACATGATTAGTACAGATGACGCCTATGTTACGGGGAATGCTGATCCAATTTCTGCACAAGTCTCAGGCAGTGTCACTGTCGTTAATCATAAAGATACGAACTTTGTTCGGCAGGGTGACATTTTAGTTTCACTGGATAAAACTGATGCTACGATTGCACTCAATAAAGCTAAAAATAATCTGGCAAATATTGTGCGACAAACGAATAAACTATACTTACAGGATAAACAATACAGTGCCGAAGTCGCTTCAGCACGTATCCAGTATCAACAATCTTTAGAAGATTATAATCGTCGTGTGCCGCTAGCAAAGCAGGGGGTTATTTCAAAAGAAACGCTGGAGCACACCAAAGATACGTTAATAAGTAGCAAAGCGGCATTGAATGCAGCTATTCAGGCTTATAAAGCGAACAAAGCCTTAGTAATGAACACACCATTAAATCGCCAGCCACAAGTTGTTGAAGCTGCGGATGCAACCAAAGAAGCCTGGTTGGCGCTTAAACGTACGGATATTAAGAGTCCGGTTACTGGTTATATTGCCCAGCGAAGTGTGCAGGTTGGCGAAACAGTGAGTCCTGGACAATCGTTAATGGCTGTCGTACCGGCACGTCAAATGTGGGTTAATGCCAACTTTAAAGAAACACAACTCACGGATGTACGGATTGGTCAATCGGTTAATATAATCAGCGATCTTTATGGTGAAAATGTTGTGTTTCATGGTCGGGTGACAGGGATCAATATGGGAACCGGCAATGCGTTCTCCTTATTACCTGCACAAAATGCGACAGGGAACTGGATCAAAATCGTTCAGCGTGTACCGGTTGAGGTGTCTCTGGATCCAAAAGAACTCATGGAACATCCCTTGCGCATTGGTTTATCGATGACTGCAACCATTGATACCAGGAACGAAGACATTGCCGATATGCCTGATCTGGCTTCATCCGTGACGTCAATGCCTGCTTACACCAGTAAGGCCTTAGTTATCGATACCAGTCCGATAGAAAAAGAGATTAACAACATTATTTCTCATAATGGACAACTTTAATGGCAATCACTAAATCAACTCCGGCACCATTAACCGGTGGGACGTTATGGTGCGTCACTATTGCATTGTCATTAGCGACGTTTATGCAAATGTTGGACTCCACTATTTCTAACGTCGCAATACCCACAATATCTGGCTTTCTCGGAGCATCAACGGACGAAGGCACATGGGTTATCACATCGTTTGGCGTAGCAAATGCCATTGCG
The nucleotide sequence above comes from Escherichia coli. Encoded proteins:
- the yfdV gene encoding transporter YfdV, which gives rise to MLTFFIGDLLPIIVIMLLGYFSGRRETFSEDQARAFNKLVLNYALPAALFVSITRANREMIFADTRLTLVSLVVIVGCFFFSWFGCYKFFKRTHAEAAVCALIAGSPTIGFLGFAVLDPIYGDSVSTGLVVAIISIIVNAITIPIGLYLLNPSSGADGKKNSNLSALISAAKEPVVWAPVLATILVLVGVKIPAAWDPTFNLIAKANSGVAVFAAGLTLAAHKFEFSAEIAYNTFLKLILMPLALLLVGMACHLNSEHLQMMVLAGALPPAFSGIIIASRFNVYTRTGTASLAVSVLGFVVTAPLWIYVSRLVS
- the yfdE gene encoding CoA:oxalate CoA-transferase — protein: MTNTESKGPFEGLLVIDMTHVLNGPFGTQLLCNMGARVIKVEPPGHGDDTRTFGPYVDGQSLYYSFINHGKESVVLDLKNVHDKSIFINMLKQADVLAENFRPGTMEKMGFSWETLQEINPRLIYASSSGFGHTGPLKDAPAYDTIIQAMSGIMMETGYPDAPPVRVGTSLADLCGGVYLFSGIVSALYGREKSQRGAHVDIAMFDATLSFLEHGLMAYIATGKSPQRLGNRHPYMAPFDVFDTQDKPITICCGNDKLFSALCQALDLTELVDDPRFNSNILRVQNQAILKQYIERTLKTQAAEVWLARIHEVGVPVAPLLSVAEAINLPQTQARNMLIEAGGIMMPGNPIKISGCADPHVMPGAATLDQHGEQIRQEFSS
- the evgS gene encoding acid-sensing system histidine kinase EvgS; protein product: MKFLPYFFLLCCGLWSTISFADEDYIEYRGISSNNRVTLDPLRLSNKELRWLASKKNLVIAVHKSQTATLLHTDSQQRVRGINADYLNLLKRALNIKLTLREYADHQKAMDALAEGEVDIVLSHLVTSPPLNNDIAATKPLIITFPALVTTLHDSMRPLTSPKPVNIARVANYPPDEVIHQSFPKATIISFTNLYQALASVSTGHNDYFIGSNIITSSMISRYFTHSLNVVKYYNSPRQYNFFLTRKESVILNEVLNRFVDALTNEVRYEVSQNWLDTGNLAFLNKPLELTEHEKQWIKQHPDLKVLENPYSPPYSMTDENGSVRGVMGDILNIITLQTGLNFSPITVSHNIHAGTQLNPGGWDILPGAIYSEDRENNVLFAEAFITTPYVFVMQKAPDSEQTLKKGMKVAIPYYYELHSQLKEMYPEVEWIQVDNASAAFHKVKEGELDALVATQLNSRYMIDHYYPNELYHFLIPGVENASLSFAFPRGEPELKDIINKALNAIPPSEVLRLTEKWIKMPNVTIDTWDLYSEQFYIVTTLSVLLVGSSLLWGFYLLRSVRRRKVIQGDLENQISFRKALSDSLPNPTYVVNWQGNVISHNSAFEHYFTADYYKNAMLPLENSDSPFKDVFSNVHEVTAETKENRTIYSQVFEINNGTEKRCINHWHTLCNLPASDNAVYICGWQDITETRDLIHALEVERNKAINATVAKSQFLATMSHEIRTPISSIMGFLELLSGSGLSKEQRVEAISLAYATGQSLLGLIGEILDVDKIESGNYQLQPQWVDIPTLVQNTCHSFGAIAASKSIALNCSSTLPERYLVKIDPQAFKQVLSNLLSNALKFTTEGAVKITTSLVHIDDNHAVIKMTIMDTGSGLSQEEQQQLFKRYSQTTAGRQQTGSGLGLMICKELIKNMQGDLSLESHPGIGTTFTITIPVEITQQVATVEAKAEQPMTLPEKLSILIADDHPTNRLLLKRQLNLLGYDVDEATDGVQALHKVSMQHYDLLITDVNMPNMDGFELTRKLREQNSSLPIWGLTANAQANEREKGLNCGMNLCLFKPLTLDVLKTHLSQLHQVAHIAPQYRHLDIEALKNNTANDLQLMQEILMTFQHETHKDLPAAFHALEAGDNRTFHQCIHRIHGAANILNLQKLINLSHQLEITPVSDDSKPEILKLLNSVKEHIAELDQEIAVFCQQND
- the evgA gene encoding acid-sensing system DNA-binding response regulator EvgA, whose amino-acid sequence is MNAIIIDDHPLAIAAIRNLLIKNDIEILAELTEGGSAVQRVETLKPDIVIIDVDIPGVNGIQVLETLRKRQYSGIIIIVSAKNDHFYGKHCADAGANGFVSKKEGMNNIIAAIEAAKNGYCYFPFSLNRFVGSLTSDQQKLDSLSKQEISVMRYILDGKDNNDIAEKMFISNKTVSTYKSRLMEKLECKSLMDLYTFAQRNKIG
- the emrK gene encoding multidrug efflux MFS transporter periplasmic adaptor subunit EmrK, whose amino-acid sequence is MEQINSNKKHSDRRKYFALLAVVLFIAFSGAYAYWSLELEDMISTDDAYVTGNADPISAQVSGSVTVVNHKDTNFVRQGDILVSLDKTDATIALNKAKNNLANIVRQTNKLYLQDKQYSAEVASARIQYQQSLEDYNRRVPLAKQGVISKETLEHTKDTLISSKAALNAAIQAYKANKALVMNTPLNRQPQVVEAADATKEAWLALKRTDIKSPVTGYIAQRSVQVGETVSPGQSLMAVVPARQMWVNANFKETQLTDVRIGQSVNIISDLYGENVVFHGRVTGINMGTGNAFSLLPAQNATGNWIKIVQRVPVEVSLDPKELMEHPLRIGLSMTATIDTRNEDIADMPDLASSVTSMPAYTSKALVIDTSPIEKEINNIISHNGQL